In Tiliqua scincoides isolate rTilSci1 chromosome 1, rTilSci1.hap2, whole genome shotgun sequence, the following are encoded in one genomic region:
- the TIMM10 gene encoding mitochondrial import inner membrane translocase subunit Tim10, with product MDPLRAQQLAAELEVEMMADMYNRMTNACHRKCVPPHYKEAELSKGESVCLDRCVSKYLDVHERMGKKLTELSMQDEELMKRMQQGAGPA from the exons ATGGATCCTCTGCGAGCTCAGCAGCTGGCTGCTGAGCTGGAAGTGGAGATGATGGCTGACATGTACAACAG AATGACCAATGCCTGCCATCGCAAATGCGTCCCTCCGCATTACAAAGAGGCTGAGCTGTCTAAAGGGGAATCAGTGTGCCTTGATCGTTGTGTCTCTAAATACTTGGACGTCCATGAGCGCATGGGGAAGAAGCTGACTGAGCTCTCAATGCAGGATGAGGAGTTGATGAAGAGGATGCAACAAGGGGCTGGACCAGCCTGA